The genomic interval GGGGGTGGggttctgaaacagggtttctctgtagcttcggaggaTGCCCTGGaagtctctctgtagaccaggctggcctcgaacacagaaatctgcctgcctctactgcccaagtggtaggattaaagacgtgcgccaccaccagctcTGTGGAGTCATCTTAACAGACTTCTtactgtttggggtttttgttttattttttttttcttggttattttatttctttaagactCATATcttaaagccgggtggtggtggagcacgcctttaatcccagcactcgggaggcagaggcaggtggatctctgtgagttcgaggccagcctggtctacaagagctagttccaggacaggaaccaaaagctgcggaaaaacccagtctcgaaaaaccaaaaaaaaaaaaaaaaaaaagactcatgtCTTATTCTAAAGTCCTGGGCAGACTCCAACTCATCTAGTGGCCCAGGCCcaccttgaactcatggccatTCCCCAGCCTCAGGCTCCAAACTGCTTGGACTACTGTcatataccacacaccacacccagcaaCCATCatcttgttcattttatttgtctGCCTTGAAGGGGATGCAGACAAGGACCTAATGCGTGGGGCGCCACTAAGCCAGACTCAGCTTCAATCCCTCATTTTTAAAAGGTGGTCGAGAGAATGTCACCTGCATAGAGACCTCCCCAAGATCCTGGAAATCCCCCTAAGACTCTTGGAGCAGGGACTGCAAAACTCAGTTCCTACTGGACCTGCCACTCTCCAAACTCTGTCACTGCAATGTGACCCAGCAGCCCCAGCCCAGTGCCCAAGAGAAAACAGTCTGTCTTCCAACTGTTCACAAACCCCCCAGGTTCAAGCCCACCAGCCTGGAGACCCTCTCCATGGCTGCATTCTTGGAGGTAGGCTCTTTGGGTAGGGCTGGCAGGGGATAGCAAGGGAGGGGGTACTCACTGGAGTCAGCTGTGGAGAGGCCAGGAGCTGCTGGAGCTGCTGGAgctgctgctcttgctgctgaAGGAGGTGTCTTTGCTGCTCTGTCAGGCTGAGGCCGGTATAACATAGATAAGAAGGTACCAAGAGAAAGACCCCACACCCACGAGTTCCCAGAAGCCCTCAAGCCCAGGCAGATGGACAACCTGTCCAGAAGACTAGCAGTAGGGACATGATTCAGATCTTGTCCCCTGAACTACTCCTGTCCAGATACACCAGAGCTAAAGTCTGAGGAGTCCCTAAAGTCAACAGACTGCCAGAACTATAAACGCAATAGGGCCAAAGGGACAAGGGAGTACTGGGGGGCATCCCTCCCACATccagcctcccattcccttccctagGGCTGAGCTCTCCCTCACCTGTTGAGACAACCTGGCAGTTGAAGCGTGGGGGCCCCGCCAGCCTGGCTCAAGCCCGCGGGGTTGGGAGCAGCAGCCCCATTCAAACCCCCCAGAAGCCCATTGAGGGGCAGGCTCCCGCTGCCAGCCAGCCCACCCAATAGCCCCTCAGCCATGGGCATGGCCCCCAGCCCCGATGCTCCGGGTGCCCGGCCCAGCCCATTCTGTGGCTGTGGTGGGAGCGGGGCAGGGGCCCCGGGCAGGGCCAAGGGCAGAGCGGCGGGGCTCTGCTGGAGCAGGGGCAGCGGTGGGGGCGTGCTGTGGAAGGACAGCGATGAGCTGCTGCGGCTTGGGCAGCCtgagtgtgggtcctggggaggagggggaaggaacaaGTCAGAGGGCAGGGGGCCAGCATGACCTTTCTGGCCCCCAGCCCAGTATCCACCAGCATTCTCTTGAAGCAAAGCCCCCTTAAGGCTCCAGGTACCCTGGAGAAGCAGCAGGGCCCGGTGAGGAGAGCTAAAAGGCTGTAGATCATGTTTACTGGCCTACCTCCAGAGGCCCAACACCCTTTGCTAGTCTGGCTTCATGACGAACAATGGTAATGGTACTGATTTTCCAAGGGAACCAGGTCCAGGGGTGAGTACGGACCTGTACTATTCTGTCATTTCACATCACGGCTAAAGTCACTGACGTTACCAGTTAAGGAACTCTGCAGCCAAGAGCATCGGAACTCTCACTGGAGCGTGAGGCTCAGGTTCAAATCCCACAACTGAGGGCCTTGGGTAGgtagccctgggttcaacctctgCCTCGGTTTATGTATTCATACACTGTATGTGACAGCAATATCCTTCCACAAGGTCGCTGTGAAGACTAAGAAACTCTGCAGGGCAAGCTTGCAACTGATGTTGCTTTTATGATTATGACTGCCCCAAGTCAGAGTAAGTAAGTGGCAGGGGAGAACCAAGTGCCCGGTTTGTTGGATTCCAATAATAACCACAACGTAACAATAGCAACTGCTATTCCAACCGCCACCAATTACACAATCCCTTCACTAAGGCTTCTCAacactccctcctccttctctcggGCTCCTTTAGCCCTTAATTGAGCTCATCTTCCTATTATTTCTCCTTTGCAATTTGCTGTTCTCTTGGGTTCAGCCCATCTTGGGGAGGCCTGAGTCTACTTCATTCACTGCTTACTTAGTCAGGGCCCTGTATTAAGGAGGCACCCACCCATActacttatttaaaataacaaccAATCCTTTCAGTGGCCAGCTTCCAACAGCTGCTGGGTAGAACTAGACTGAAAGAgcctctctccagttcctcctccctgtcccctccttGCAGTGCCCACCTCGGAAGACGTGGACAGGGAATTGTCCAGGCCAAGGCTGTTCTTCCCTGGAGGGCTCTTGCTGGTGCTCAGGGAGTCGTTGCTGCCCACTAAAGGAGGGAATATGCGCGATGCAATGGGACCAGTTCAAGCCACTGGGCAGGAATTCCTACCACAGACTGGACTGGATGCCCTCACCTTGAGGATGCAGCCCATAGGGCCCTGGGACAGGGCCGTTCGCAgcaggcagggcagcaggcagggcagggaagggcaCAGAGAGCTGTACATTGAGGATCTGCAGTCGCTCCTTCTTGGCTGTCAGGCTGAGGATCTGCTCCTGGAGCCGCTGGTTTTCCTTCTGCAGTGCATGCAGGGCCTTCAGCATCTCCACAActtcagagagagaggaggagcctGAGGTTAGTGCAGCATGCATCACAGAGGCAGGGCCAGTGGGAGGGACTGGGTCTAGAGGGCAAAGGCTACCCAGATAGATGCCTTTGGGGAGGGAGATCTGGGATACAGAGGTTTGAGGACTGCAGGAGGCTCCTGATGCTACTGAGATTGAGGGGAGTGGGTACAACCTGGGGTTTGGTTACAACTTGTGCCAGGAGGTCATGAGGAACAAAGGTAGAATTAGCATAGGTGGACGGAGAGCGCCACCTATGCAAGGTTAAAGATGAGTcctggggcaggggtgaggggtgtgtgtgtatgtgccatgcTCAGACTTAAtgtggaggggaggggcttgatcctgccCCAAATTAATGAGCCAAACTGTGTCAACTCttcatgggagcccttacctgttgggaggagtgggaagggggTGGCAGGAGAACcttggttggaatgtaaaatgaattaaaatataaatgtttaaaagaaatcagCCCTGGGGCCACTGGCTTGAGTCCCTAGGGAAAGGGGAAGCAGTGGTTGGGACAGGCCTCCCGTCCCTGTGCTCCCCGCTCACTGTTGACACCAGCCTCTCCATCGccctgcttctccagcagctgctccaTGTTAGTTGTGCCCGGGGCCGTGGTGTCTAACTGGCCACCCCCACAAGGCGCCGCTGTTGTCTGGTCAAAGAGCGCAGGGAGGCTGCTGATGGGAGACCTGAGGCCAGaggagacttgaactcaggctcACCTAGCATAGATTCCAGCCCACCCCCACCAACCAGGAGGTCCTCAATcctgcccccacccactcctccctccACCAAGGTGCACCCTCCCTCacatggaagagagactctcctGGGGGGAGGTCCCGTGACACCGGAAGCTGCAGTCTTCTAGGTCTGGCTCTTGGAAGGAGAAGGGACGGCAAGGATCAGGAGGAGGGGAGCTACCTGCCTCAGGGCCCTCCCTGGAAAGTGGGTGCTGCTCCTAGGACCTCAACACAGCCTCTTTTTTCAGTACCCCCCCAAACCTAGGCTGGTAGCTCATACTGGCAAGGAGCTGAGCTTGGCAACCCCATCTCAGAAAAGCTCTTCCCCTTCCTACAGGGCTCCTGCTGTCTGTTTCTAGATCTTCCAGTTACAGAAACTGAGGTCAAGACAAACCTGGAGCAACTGAACCAGacactggctgtgtgaccttgaaacGGTAACCAGCCACTGTATAGCAACCGTTCTCAGGATTAAAATAAGGTCGTAAGAGTGCTGGGCTTAGCTGGCGGGCTCAGCAAGCACAAAGCAAGCCCTTAATCATTGTATTATCATAATTAGCTTTGACTTCTTATATTCAtaaactcaaaagagaaaactgttgtcaacaggagacacacacacacacacacacacacacacacacgtgctctgGGTTATAGAAAACACACCAATTTTACCCAACCAAGTCTGGAAACAGAAGTCAGATTTGGTTTTAACTCAACTGGCAGCTTACAGCCAAGCCCTGCCCCAAGGCTGACAGGCCCCCAAGTCTCTGTTCAGCTCTCAGGGGTTGAGTAGACtctggggagaagatgggggagcTTGCCTCCCACCCCCTTAACTCCTAAACACGTGGAGAGCAGAAAGCCCAGCTGGCGGGACCTCTGTGACCCTGACTACCACTGCACAGGAGGGGTCGGGGAGGGGGCAAGCGTACTGGGCTGGCACTGGCTTGTCTTAGCTGGCTTTGCCATTCTCTACCTAGGGCTTTGAGAAGGTCACTTCTCTTCTGTAGATGGGGCAGGACTGCCCTGCCGTGCCCAGCACTGCTTTCCCTAAGGTGTCCCCTGGCTGGAAGTGTGTAAGATAAATCTATTTAGGCAGAGGAGGCAATGGCCGGAGGGAGGGGACCCTCATGCTTTCTACAGCCATGTTCTtcagaagaaaagggaacaggAGCAGGGGCCAGCATACCTGTGTGGCTATTCTCGGCTTGGGTGAGGAGGGGGTTTACAGTGCCCACGGGGGTTCCAAAgatgtgggaaggagggagactgAAGGTAGAGCCAGCCAGAGAAAAGACCTGTTGGGAGGACCAGACTCCAGCCTCAGTGTGCTCATCCTCTACCACAGCTGGACAGTGTGGTAGGGCACACCTGGAGAAGAGAGGGCACACTGTAGGTGCTGTCCCCACCTGCCCAGGAAGTGTCTCACCTGAGTggtggagatggaagcagaagaggatgGGAGGGTGCTGGTGAATGGGGAACGGCTGAGACGGGGCAAGGCTGAGGTCCCTGGAGGCCCCAGCAGGCTGGAAGAGAGTGGGGTGCTACAGACAGCCCGCAGCATCCCTCCACCATGAGAGATGGGGTCTTTATTACTGGTGTAGATTCCTAAAAATACAAAGACATACAGGAAACCCTAAGGTCCCCTTATCCCCCAGACTCCTCTTCAGATGGGAAAGCAGCCCCTCTTCAAGGAACACTGCATGCCTGGGACTCTGGCCTTTCACTTCTACTGCCCCGCCTTGGTCTGGGCAATTCtgagcttttcttatttttctattagaACACTCCTGATCCTGCTGGCATCTACCCCAGTCTCCTCATGCAGACGACATCTAAGAGAACATCTTAGAGCTAATGGTCACCTCCATTCTGTCTTTTGGAGCAGTTTCTACCCAGCTACATTTCCTCTAACTCTTCCATTTAAGTTCCTGCCTTCTCATAGGACTGGTTAGTCCTTGAGATGTTCTTTAACTACAGGGGTCACTAACCTGCCCCCAGCAGAGGGGATTCCAGGCTCAGGCTTGGCAAGCTTCCTGAAGGCCCAAAGGTCCGGGAGGCCAGACCCCCAAGGCCGGAGCTGACCAGGGAGCCTCCAGAGAAGGGCGAGGCAGCAGTAGCAGTAAAACCAGCCAGCTGAGCCCCAGGGAGGGAAGCAGTGGGGCCTGTGGCACCCTCCTTGCCTCGGCTACCCTTAGGACGGCCTGGCCCGTGGCGGCTCCTCTTGCTGGCTTTGTGCTTCTTCTCCTTCAGGCCTGTCTCAGGAGCCTCCTCGGCAGGTCCAAGGGTGGCACTCAGTGCAGGCATCCGCTTATGGGTGCCGCCTGCTGAGGCCCCAGCTCCCGAAACATGGGGAGACTTGTAGTCCCCAGGTGAGGGGGCTCGGGCCCGGCTGGAGCTGGAGGAGGTGGCAGAGAAGCGCATGACGGGCCCAAAGCCAGAGAAAACCACCTTCTGCTCGAAGAGGTCAGCCTTAGGGGGCTCAGAGACTGTGGGCGAGGGAGGGGCTGGCGGAGTGGGGGCCGTGGGCTTGGAGTACTTGTCTTCCTCAGGCTGCTCCAGCTTGGGGAATGCCACGAAGTCAGGAGAGCTTTGCAAGGACGAGCCTGCAACAAAGGAAGGGGATTGCTGCCGGACCACCTACCTCCCTCATTCCCTACAAGCATGAGGGAGAACACTAGCCGTGAAGCCTTGCGTCCTGGCCAGCTGTGTGTCCTAGGTTAACAGCCCCTGCTGGAAACAACAGGAGGGAAGCCACTTCCACCCTTGAGTGAATTACTGTCACATTAGCACTGGCAGGGACAAGTTCTCACTCttcagcacaggctggcctcaaactcaagcaATCCTGcagctcccaaatgctgggattacaggccgcCATGCCTGGAACTAATATTGGTGCTTCTGAATGGCCCCTTTGACACAAGAGTAGGGGACATTactgtggggctggaggggtTGGCTCTGAAAGGAACAGATGAGCTCTGACTTAAGAAGGGAAAGGTGAGGGctggagcactgactgctcttctagaggtcccgagttcaagccccagcactcCCACGGCAGTCCATAACCATCTAGCTATAAAGGTATCTAACACAACTACCTATAACAGGACCTGACACAACCCATCTTTAacgatcctatgccctcttctggtgtgcagacaaagcacccacatgcaaaaataaataaatcttaaaaaaaaaaaaaaagagggaagggtgGAGAACCCAACTGGGAACTGagcctctgggggaggggggattccCTGTGAAGCACCAGTTCCTTGCCAGCCACAACAGCTTATGACAAAAGGCTccccctcccagcctcctccaTGACGTGCATACTCACCTGCAGGCTGAAAAGACcccccagaggaggaagaagaggaagaggaggaggaagaggaggaggcggaGGTAAAACTGCTCACACCTTTCCCACTGCTCAGTTTCTTCCCCTTATGACTCAGGCTATGGCTGGAAGACTTTTTCCCCTTTGAGTCCCTGCTGCCCTCAgaggtctcctgagtgctggcctcATGGTGGGAGGAAGTCGGAGCTGAGGAGACCTAAGGGAGAGACAACAGAGGCTCATTGCCAGCTGCACAATCCAGCTCAGCCTGATTTGGGGATGAGGGTGAAGGcacaggacctgggctcaattgtCTCCAGGCAAGGAGCCGTGGGAGGATCTAGAACAGTGAGACAGGAGGCAGCTGCAGAATTCTAGGGAATGTCCTGAGCCTGTCTTTGCCCCAGGACCCAAGAGAGACCAGTCCACATTCCGCACTGACCTACTCAGCGAAGGCTCACTAGGAAATACCTCTGGCCTAAAGACTGGTGCTGGTCTTGGGCCCTCCAGCTGTTACCACTCACAGCCACCTGGCTTTGGCCCATCTCTGACGACTGCAAATTCTTGCTGGAATCCCCAAGCCTGCACACCAACCCACCACAGGGCAGCCTGTCTTTGCTCCTCCAACACCCAGCTAGGAAGCCCCAACTCTAGGAAACCTCGCTACACACCTAGGCGAATGACCTGGCCTTACTCGGTGTTGGGAGGCTCTGCCCTCCTCACCATGCTATCTCTGTTGTGTAGCCTCTGGacctggctcagcagttagcatCCTTAGGAGTACATTCCTGGGGGTCAGGAGCAGCTCCGTGCCAGAGACACAGCAGGGGTTCAGTAAATAAGGCATCTGATGGCAGTGGTTGTTACTAGTGCCTGGCAAAGATGGTTCTGTGCAAGCACAGCCCTTCAAGCCAGACCACTGTGGTTGAAAGCTTTCCCGCTAGCTGTGTGCTTTTAGACAAATTATGTaacttctctgtgttctcagcGTCACTGAGGAAGTGGAAGTGACCTGGCAAGGCACCTACCACACTGGGTTATTCTGACGACTAAACTAAGTCCTCCCCATGTGCCCCTGCTCTCTCCCCTGGTTCCAAAGACAGTCTGGCCTCTATGTAGTTGTGCCTGAGTACCTGAGAAGGTGAGCTCCCTTTAGGGTGGATACCAAGTATTCAAATTGAGCCCAAGGAGCGAATGAGAGGGAAGTGAGAGCTACCCTCCCTGGGCGGAgcccttgtctctgtcttcctttgttcttttcagcAGCTGGAGTTCTGAAGGGAGCCAGATGTGGTTCGGAAAGCCACCAggaagagaggagctgggggaagggggccTAAGTATTGGGATGGGTTGTGAGGGGTTTAGGCAAAACTCTACAGCATGTCCAAGGGTTATCCCCATTGGTAGGGGACCCCCGACAGGTCTTTCTATCTGCCTGAAGGTTCCAGGAAAGGTCAGACCAGCTTTCCCAGGTGAGCCCAGGGAAGCAAAGCAGGAGGGGAGTTACTGGGACAGTTGCCACAGCAACATCACCCTGGAAACCTGATACCTGAGCCTCCTGCTAAGATGCCCAGTGCCCTGCCAACCGTGTGAGGGAGCAGA from Microtus ochrogaster isolate Prairie Vole_2 unplaced genomic scaffold, MicOch1.0 UNK31, whole genome shotgun sequence carries:
- the Mllt6 gene encoding protein AF-17 isoform X3, giving the protein MKEMVGGCCVCSDERGWAENPLVYCDGHACSVAVHQACYGIVQVPTGPWFCRKCESQERAARVRCELCPHKDGALKRTDNGGWAHVVCALYIPEVQFANVLTMEPIVLQYVPHDRFNKTCYICEEQGRESKAASGACMTCNRHGCRQAFHVTCAQMAGLLCEEEVLEVDNVKYCGYCKYHFSKMKTSRHSSGGGGGTGGGGGGGGGSSGTSGGGGGSGGGGGGSSSSNSFLTGRRSRSASPSTQQEKHPTHHEKGQKKSRKDKERLKQKHKKRPESPPSILTPPVVPTADKVSSAPTSSHHEASTQETSEGSRDSKGKKSSSHSLSHKGKKLSSGKGVSSFTSASSSSSSSSSSSSSGGSFQPAGSSLQSSPDFVAFPKLEQPEEDKYSKPTAPTPPAPPSPTVSEPPKADLFEQKVVFSGFGPVMRFSATSSSSSRARAPSPGDYKSPHVSGAGASAGGTHKRMPALSATLGPAEEAPETGLKEKKHKASKRSRHGPGRPKGSRGKEGATGPTASLPGAQLAGFTATAASPFSGGSLVSSGLGGLASRTFGPSGSLPSLSLESPLLGAGIYTSNKDPISHGGGMLRAVCSTPLSSSLLGPPGTSALPRLSRSPFTSTLPSSSASISTTQVFSLAGSTFSLPPSHIFGTPVGTVNPLLTQAENSHTEPDLEDCSFRCHGTSPQESLSSMSPISSLPALFDQTTAAPCGGGQLDTTAPGTTNMEQLLEKQGDGEAGVNIVEMLKALHALQKENQRLQEQILSLTAKKERLQILNVQLSVPFPALPAALPAANGPVPGPYGLHPQVGSNDSLSTSKSPPGKNSLGLDNSLSTSSEPDRAAKTPPSAARAAAPAAPAAPGLSTADSRAPDCGLPDDPADSAETGAATAADGWGLPAAHGQSAGWKLHPTAVCGHPWPAAYSISPTPAACWNPGGPFTRQQYKSHGCSSCGCSSSSSRRTTSPHCPDQPFSQPARGRCQWEWPQRRDH
- the Mllt6 gene encoding protein AF-17 isoform X2 gives rise to the protein MKEMVGGCCVCSDERGWAENPLVYCDGHACSVAVHQACYGIVQVPTGPWFCRKCESQERAARVRCELCPHKDGALKRTDNGGWAHVVCALYIPEVQFANVLTMEPIVLQYVPHDRFNKTCYICEEQGRESKAASGACMTCNRHGCRQAFHVTCAQMAGLLCEEEVLEVDNVKYCGYCKYHFSKMKTSRHSSGGGGGTGGGGGGGGGSSGTSGGGGGSGGGGGGSSSSNSFLTGRRSRSASPSTQQEKHPTHHEKGQKKSRKDKERLKQKHKKRPESPPSILTPPVVPTADKVSSAPTSSHHEASTQETSEGSRDSKGKKSSSHSLSHKGKKLSSGKGSSLQSSPDFVAFPKLEQPEEDKYSKPTAPTPPAPPSPTVSEPPKADLFEQKVVFSGFGPVMRFSATSSSSSRARAPSPGDYKSPHVSGAGASAGGTHKRMPALSATLGPAEEAPETGLKEKKHKASKRSRHGPGRPKGSRGKEGATGPTASLPGAQLAGFTATAASPFSGGSLVSSGLGGLASRTFGPSGSLPSLSLESPLLGAGIYTSNKDPISHGGGMLRAVCSTPLSSSLLGPPGTSALPRLSRSPFTSTLPSSSASISTTQVFSLAGSTFSLPPSHIFGTPVGTVNPLLTQAENSHTEPDLEDCSFRCHGTSPQESLSSMSPISSLPALFDQTTAAPCGGGQLDTTAPGTTNMEQLLEKQGDGEAGVNIVEMLKALHALQKENQRLQEQILSLTAKKERLQILNVQLSVPFPALPAALPAANGPVPGPYGLHPQVGSNDSLSTSKSPPGKNSLGLDNSLSTSSEDPHSGCPSRSSSSLSFHSTPPPLPLLQQSPAALPLALPGAPAPLPPQPQNGLGRAPGASGLGAMPMAEGLLGGLAGSGSLPLNGLLGGLNGAAAPNPAGLSQAGGAPTLQLPGCLNSLTEQQRHLLQQQEQQLQQLQQLLASPQLTPEHQTVVYQMIQQIQQKRELQRLQMAGGSQLPMASLLAGSSTPLLSAGTPGLLPTASAPPLLPAGTLVAPSLGSNTSLMAAAAAAAAVAAAGGPPVLTAQTNPFLSLPGADASGSGPKGGTTDKGASASQEKG
- the Mllt6 gene encoding protein AF-17 isoform X1, with protein sequence MKEMVGGCCVCSDERGWAENPLVYCDGHACSVAVHQACYGIVQVPTGPWFCRKCESQERAARVRCELCPHKDGALKRTDNGGWAHVVCALYIPEVQFANVLTMEPIVLQYVPHDRFNKTCYICEEQGRESKAASGACMTCNRHGCRQAFHVTCAQMAGLLCEEEVLEVDNVKYCGYCKYHFSKMKTSRHSSGGGGGTGGGGGGGGGSSGTSGGGGGSGGGGGGSSSSNSFLTGRRSRSASPSTQQEKHPTHHEKGQKKSRKDKERLKQKHKKRPESPPSILTPPVVPTADKVSSAPTSSHHEASTQETSEGSRDSKGKKSSSHSLSHKGKKLSSGKGVSSFTSASSSSSSSSSSSSSGGSFQPAGSSLQSSPDFVAFPKLEQPEEDKYSKPTAPTPPAPPSPTVSEPPKADLFEQKVVFSGFGPVMRFSATSSSSSRARAPSPGDYKSPHVSGAGASAGGTHKRMPALSATLGPAEEAPETGLKEKKHKASKRSRHGPGRPKGSRGKEGATGPTASLPGAQLAGFTATAASPFSGGSLVSSGLGGLASRTFGPSGSLPSLSLESPLLGAGIYTSNKDPISHGGGMLRAVCSTPLSSSLLGPPGTSALPRLSRSPFTSTLPSSSASISTTQVFSLAGSTFSLPPSHIFGTPVGTVNPLLTQAENSHTEPDLEDCSFRCHGTSPQESLSSMSPISSLPALFDQTTAAPCGGGQLDTTAPGTTNMEQLLEKQGDGEAGVNIVEMLKALHALQKENQRLQEQILSLTAKKERLQILNVQLSVPFPALPAALPAANGPVPGPYGLHPQVGSNDSLSTSKSPPGKNSLGLDNSLSTSSEDPHSGCPSRSSSSLSFHSTPPPLPLLQQSPAALPLALPGAPAPLPPQPQNGLGRAPGASGLGAMPMAEGLLGGLAGSGSLPLNGLLGGLNGAAAPNPAGLSQAGGAPTLQLPGCLNSLTEQQRHLLQQQEQQLQQLQQLLASPQLTPEHQTVVYQMIQQIQQKRELQRLQMAGGSQLPMASLLAGSSTPLLSAGTPGLLPTASAPPLLPAGTLVAPSLGSNTSLMAAAAAAAAVAAAGGPPVLTAQTNPFLSLPGADASGSGPKGGTTDKGASASQEKG